caagaggttggtgtgcaaaatcaaagcacatggcattgggggtaatgtactgacgtagatagagaactggttggcagacaggaagcagagagtcggggtaaacgggtccttttcagaatggcaggcagtgactagtggagtgccgcagggctcggtgctgggaccccagctatttacaatatacattaatgatttggatgatggaattgagtgtaacatctccaagtttgcagatgacattaaactgggtggcggtgtgagctgtgaggaggatgctaagaggctgcagggtgacttggacaagttaggtgagtgggcaaatacatggcagatgcagtataatgtggataaatgtgaggttatccactttgggggctaaaacacgaaggcagaatattatctgaatggcggcagattaggaaaaggggaggtgtaatgagtcctgggtgtcatggttcatcagtcattgaaggttggcatgcaggtacagcaggcgctgaagaaggcaaatggtatgttggccttcatagcaaggggttttgagtataggagcagggaagtcttactgcagttgtacagggctttggtgaggccccaccatattgtgttcagttttggtctcctaatctgaggaaggacattcttgctattgagggagtgcagcaggactgacatatgaggagagactggatcgactgggcctgtattcactggagtttagaaggatgagagtggatctcatagaaacatataacattctgacgggactggacaggttagatgcaggaagaatgttcccgatgttagggaagtccagaaccaggggacatagtcttaggataagggtaagccatttaggactgagatgaggaggaacttcttcactcagagagttgttaacctgtggaattccctaccgcaaagagttgttgatgccagttcattggatatattcaagagggggttagatatggcctttgaggctaaagggatcaaggggtatggtgagaaagcaggaaaggggtactgaaggaatgatcagccatgatcttattgaatggtggttcaggctcgaagggccggatggcctactcctgcatatattttctatgtttctgtgtaggcCTGCAAATTAATGCTGAAAACACATTGCATACTTGGAAGTGTTTCTGTGTGATCTCCTTACAACAAAAGTAGGTATGCTTTACACCCAAAGGTATGTGGGTTCTTTATTCAAAGGATGTCCCCTTCACAGGCTTCATGTTCCAATATTCATGAACTTACATTTATCCATGTGAAATTTTATCTGATATAACTAAACcaggctcatagaatcatagaaatttacagcacgaaaggaagctatttcggcccatcatgtctgcgccagctatccagcctaatcccactttccagttcttggtccgtagccctgtaggtgcacatccaaatattttttaaatgtggtgagggtttctgcctctaccactctttcgggcagtgagttccagacccccaccaccctctgggtaaagacatttcccctcacctGTCACCCCACTATCCTCCACGtttaacagatcatcctccgccatttccgccacctccagcatgatcccaccaccaatcacatcttcccctctcctctctcagcattccgaagggaccgctccctccgcgacaccctggtccattccgcattgGGTGAGAATTACAAAGGAAAGAAATGAATAAATGAATTTTCCTTTTCAAAGAAAGAAAATTATGTGCTATTGCTTTGATTCACTACATGTTGTTTTGCATTTGCAAATGATCATTTTTGATTTTCCCGCGTGGGCATCGCAAGGAATAGAGTGTCTGGTGGACACAAATAATATTAATGTTTAGGTTTATATGTCTCTCCTTTGTTTAAATTAGTCTTTTTGTCTGAATTTTCCTATTAGTTGTGCCTGCTCACGAGTGGGCGCTTATAGATTTATTTTCTGTTGATGACACCAAGGAAACCCGTGTCGCTCTTATTGGTCAACTAAAATAGGCACCTTGCTGTAGACAAATATATATGCTCTCAGAATAAAATTCTTTCTATACTTCTAGCCTTATGTGAATGGCATCCTTTTGTCAAAATGGGATCGGTGCTCTAATCAAGACCAAGAGCGCTGAAAGAATCATAGCACCTATTGCTGCTCAAGTGTCCCATTTGATCATTCTAAGTGAATGGAGAGACATCGACGATGAAAATTTCTCTGATCTAGAGCCAGCAGCTAAGGAAGTGGCCAAAGCAACTGAAGAACTTGTTCGTGCTGCAAAACGGTAAGTCCCTGGCACATTGATGGGAGCAAGGGTGCTGACATGTTTGTGATATCAGTTAGGCTTTCTTCATAAATCACAGTTGCCACAGTCATAAGTGAGTTATTTAGATCTGCTTCATGAATGCGATTCAAAAAAAAATCATATCAATCCCATTCCAATCAAATACTGCGATTGTGAAGCTCTCCCAATGTCTTGCTGGGTAAAGCCACCTCCCAATAGTGAGCCACACAGACTAGGATTATCTAAGGTTCGATCTTGGTTTTGTGCTGAGTTCACTGATTTCAGTCAAGGCTTTAGTAAGGAGTATCATGATGGACGTCAGCATCCCTGGAGTACGGATAAGAAAAATCAGCTTGGGTTCATGGCTGCTCCTATTTGCTATCCAgtgatatagtagcatggatagaggattggctaactaacagaaaacagagagtcgggataaatgggtcattttccagttggcaaacagtgactagtagggtgccgcagggttcggtgctgggttctcaactatttataatttatattaatgacttggatgaatggaccaagtgtaatgtagccaagtttgctgatgatacaaattgggtgggaaagcaaattgtgaggacacaaaaaatctgcaaagggatatagacaggctaagtgagtgggcaaaaatttagcagatagaatataatgtgggaaaatgtgaggttatccactttggcagaaataatagaaaagaaaattataatttaaatggagaaaaattgcaaagtgctgcagtacagagagatctgggagtccttgtgcgtgaaacacaaaaagttagtatgcaggtacagccaagtaatcaggaaggcaaatggaatgttggcctatattgcaagggggatagagtataaaatcagagaagtcctgctacaactgtacagggtattggtgaggccacatctggagtactgcatacagttttggtctccatatttaaggaaggatatacttgcattggaggctgttcagagaaggttcactaggttgattccggagatgagggggttgacttatgaaggtaggttgagcctatactcattggagttcagaagaatgagaggtgatcttattgaaatttataagataatgagggggctcgacaagattgaTACCGACCAATAGCTATACAGCCTaagcccactttccagttcttggtcctgtaggttatgccactttaagtgcacagccaagtattttttaaatgtggtgagggtttctgcctctaccaccctttcaggcagtgagttccagacccccaccaccttctgggtaaagacattttccctcacctttcaccccaccatcctccacgttcaacggatcatcctccgccatttctgccatctccagcatgatcccaccaccaatcacatcttcccctcctctcctctcagcattccgaagggactgttccctccgcgacaccctggtccattccgcattgGGTGAGAATTACAAAGGAATGAAATGAATAAATGTGTTTTCCTTTTAaaacactcataggggaaactaaaactagtcccagaataagggtccatctatttaaaactgagatgagaagacatttcttttctcagagggttgtaaatctatggaattctttgcctcagagagctgtggaggctgggtcattgaatatatttaaggtgtagacagatttttgagcgataaaggagtaaaggattatggaagtagagctgagtccatgataagatcagccatgatcttattaaatggcggagcagactcgagggtccaaatggcctactcctgctcctatttcttatgaccccTGATGGAAAATGCGTTTATGTAGACACTGGGTAAGAGCAGGATTCAGCTCAGCTGTGATACTCCACTTGGTTAAGTAGGTTCCTGATACTCGCATACAGGATGGGCACTTTGCTGAGGTACAAGATGTCCTGTGGCTGCGTAAAACAATATTCCGGCATGAATCAGGAGTGGAGGAGGGAAGAGAAGAAAACATTGTGGTGGGAGGAGTTCTCTAATTGTAAAACAGTATTTTTttataaatggagttaagatacagatcagccaagatcgaattgaatggtagaacaggctcaaacagctgaatggcctactaataCTAGCTCCAATTTTGAAAGAAGATGTTTTTGTTTAGAACTTTGCATATATTTGTTGAGCTTATTTTCACACAAGCACAATGGTCTTTCATCGTGAGTGACAGGTGCATAATGTGGCCACAGCAGACTTACGGTGTACAGAATGACAGCAAATTTATGACCTGGTTTTCTTTTGGAACAATTATTGGACTATTTCTCCGCTCTTTGGATTATCTCAATGCTGCCACGCTGTTGGGTGGTATGAAGTGCAGCCCCCTCACACTGCTACTGCATTTATTTTATTTGCTTGCGGGTGTTTTCAGATCTAGATTCTAGCCAGTTTGTAATTTCCCTCACTGAAACATTTTATTGTTGTACCTCAGCAACAGTGAAACATCCGCAGCAGTTAGTGGCTGTTCTCAGTAAAGTAAAAATACTCTCTCCAAAACATCATTTCAGAGGCAGTCTTGAAGGCAGATTGTACTCAATACAATTTCTCCGTCAATCGTGTGCAGGTGATATGAAAGAAATACACACTGTTTTAATCCTCTTTCTTCTCTTGAAGAGTTACATTTTTCAATTTGCCTCACACAATTACCTAGACACACAGGGTAATTACAGATCCCGAGATAAAGGCAATAGTTTACCAAGAAAGTATATTGTTACAAATTAATGGGTAAAGGTTTTCAATGGATCTTAGGTGCTGGTTAGGCAGCATATTACTTACTTACATTATATATGAGGATATTGCATTGGAGACATGTGAGATGCCAGAACACATTGAGTTGAAGAGGATGTTTCATGACATGCTATAATTAACGTGGAATTACACTTTGAACCACAAAATGGGTTATCTCAAATCATATGATGATGATTCCATGTCCATATATACAATATAATAGAAATTTACAATATagaagaaggctattcagcccatcatgtctgtgcaggTTTTTTACCAGATTAATCCCACGATCATAAGTTTGGTCATTCCTAAGCCAGAAAAACTGTCTCACGTTGACTCTGTTATAACACCTGTTTTTAGTAAATGAAGTTGAATATTTAAGTATCAGTATTCAACTGAGCAGATTTAGCACTGTATGAGGTAAGTAGGCAGTGGTCCCGTGTCTTCTCATTTTCAAATGCTAATTTGTTTCTATGATTTTTAAAATTTCAACGATTGATCCCATTTGTAATAGATTCAACTTCTTTTGTCTGCTTAGATTTGTGGAAGACTCTGATGATGGTCAGCTGAAAAGTGAAATGGGCTTGGCATTAGAATTTGCCGCAGTGTCCGGAAAGGGCATCCTGATGGCAGCCCAGAAACTTAGCATTCAGCCAGCACTCCGTGAACACAGGAATGAGCTAGTCACCTCTGCTCAGAATGTCCTACAGGGGACTATGCAGGTTAGTTCTAAGCAGAACCGCTGGTACATAAATGTGATGGAGAAAAGCTTCTAAGAGTTAGGAATTCTAGGTCTATCTTTTCACCAGTCCAAGTAAATAATTTCAGGAATCCAGCAAGCATCTGCAGTCTCAACTGGAAGTACAGTGGGTAAGGGTAACCTCACCCACCTTGACAAGAAACCCACGGGATCAGGCGGAATGACAGTTTTACACCCtgcccattgatttcaatggagaaTAAAATTGGGCGGGGCGTAAAACCAGCGGAGCAGctgatcccatcagtttccctatggGCGGTTTAGGTTACAATTGCCCCAACAACAGAGTCTGAATCCAAGGTTTGACTGTTATTGTACTCCAGCTCCTGCGAGGGAGATACAGTTTGCCATTTCTAGTCGtgttgtgtggtggtggggggagcaaAGTAGCAATCATGAAGGTGGCTGTGCGCTAGGCATTTTGTCCTCtggtcccgattttaactccaggtggattcccactcaggcctgagttaaaattacagtcgggtttcaatgatgtaattgggctgcaaCACGCATGTGTAAAGAAGGACCATTTTGGCTCCAGGCAcgcatgtccttgctgcctgctcaggagagcaggttaaaatgacAGATGTTGCGAACATGCTGGTTTTCGGACAGGTAACAGCCAagacgattttaactgcccacccaccaggtttctgctgagcgagtagggttaaaatcattCCCTTGGGAGCGGGATTGAAAGGCGGATATCAAGGATGGGAAGGAAAAGAGACTCAGAATGGGGCTTGGCTATCCTTGTTCAAATGTTGAATGAGTCTGCCAAGGCTCATTGTCTAGGCTCATACATGAAGAGCAGCCATTCTAACCAAGTACTTGACACCTGTGGAACGTTATGAATCAGGAGAAAAAGAAACAGAAATCCTTATCTTCAGAATAGGATTATTATTGTATTGGTTTCAATTGGTTAGGCAAGTGAGTCATTTTCCTTGCCTTGATGCCTTAAAATGAGGCTATACATATCAGGCTGGGTGtcatttctcttgaaaaaggaagactgagggggtgaccgaatagaggtctttaaaattatgaaaggttttgatagagtggatagcgagagaatgtttccacttgtggggaagagcataactagaggctatcaatgtaAGATCGTCACCAAAAaagatccaatagggaattcagaagaaaattatttacccaaagagtggtgagaatgtggaactcgctaccacagggagtggttgaagtgaatagatttaaggggaggctagacaagcatatgagggaaaagggaatagagggttatgctgatagatttagatgatgaaagacgggaggaggctcgactggagcttaaatgccggcatggactggttgggccaaatggcctgtttctgagtcagatatcctttgtaatcctatgtaagatGTCACGGATTCAGTTTTTAGATTTGAATGTACCTCTGGCACATATCAGGGACCCTGAAATGGACTATGGCTCTGTTAAATTAAGATGAAATGATCCACTGGGTTTCTTTCTAAGAATTATATTTCATTTTTTTGTGGGTCAGATTCTCTTGACAGCAGATGATGTGGAAGTCCGTAAGATTATCCAGTCCACTCGCTggctgctggactgcctggtgctcCTGGAGTCTGCAGGGGACATGTCGGCGTTGCTCGCTGCTTTCAGGGAGTTTTCAGAAGCGTTGCTCCTGCTCAACAACCTGGCGGGAGGACGCCTCCAGGAACTGAGTGACCCCGTTCACCAGCAGCGTCTCAACCGAGCGCTGGAGACGCTGAAGAAATGCGTCCCGAGTTTGCACACGGCCATGCACGCCTGCATGAAGCACCCCCAGGCCGAACAGGCCAAGGCTGCCAAAACATACGTCGCTGAGCAGACGGTCGCCGCAGTCATGGATATAGTGGGCCTCCTGACGGGCGGACCTGCAGACCATGAGGAGGGCAGAGGAGGGCAGTTCGCTGAGCGATTGCAGCAGCTTCAGGACCTGGCATCCAAAGCCAAGCACTCTTCCATCGCCCACAGCAACTTGGACAGCCTGGTGGAGGCGGTGGCCTGCCACTGCATGCTCGTGGCGGCCCATACATCAAAGGAGAAACTGGGGCGGAGGCTGGTGAGAAGCTGccagctcctcctgcagctccgggCTCAGCTCTCCGACCGGGGCAAGGGGTGGGCGAGCTGGTCCGACCGTCCCCAGCAGCCGATGGAGGCCGAATGCGACGCTCTGATCAAGGCGGTGGAAGAGCTGGGCCTCGGCGTGGTGACCGCCACCCTGCACCAAATGGTCCACGCCTTCACCGACACCGAGCAGCCACTCGAGCGGCTGCTGAAAGCGGCCGCAGCGGCCCCGCCGGCCAGTCCCAGCCTCCAGCTACTCACCGCCTCGTTCCGCAGCCACGCCCGCGGCATGCTCAGGGTGGCCGCTCTCACCGCCGCCAGTTGCCCGCGGGCCGACCATTGCCAGGCCATCCAGGGCTCGGTCAAGCGCCTGAAGCGCCTGAGCCAAGAGCTGCTGGCCGCACTGGGCAGCGACCCCGAAAGCCCGGCGCTCTCCCACAGACTCCGGCTGCTCCGCCGGCACTGGCTGCACGAAGCGGCAGGGCTGCTGGCGGCTCTGGACGCGGCGATCGACGTCCGCCACTTCATCGAGCTGTCCATCCAGGAGATTGTGGCcgacaaggaggagtgtgaaaagaCCGCGGGCCACCCAAACCTCAGCCGCTCGGTACAGAAGCTGACCGCGCGGGCTCAACGGGTAGCACAAGCTGCCGAGAGGTGTGTGGATAAAAGCGCCGAGCCAGTCTTCAGGAACGGACTCTTGGCTTTAGTACGTGAGTCCCAAAGAGCCATCCCGCCAGTTCAGGCGGCCGCGGGTCGCTGCTTGGGGAGGCCGGCGAATGCCAAGCTGAGAGGCGATCTCTTCCAAAGGATACAACAGTTGATTGACTTGATGTACCAGGTCCGCGATGGTGTCGATGGCATCAACCATCCCGACCTCCTCAGTCCCCTGCGCGACCACGCTCGGAAGCACCAAGCTCTCGAGGAGACGAGTTGCTTAAgtaacttggatttttcactgataCACACCATGGACCTCAAAAAACAAAAGTTGGCCATAGCCTCTGAATCACTGGATAATTACTTAAGCAAACCTCTTCCACCACATGACCCGACTGAAGAGGGGTTTAAAAGTGTGAAGGAGACACGCTCTGGGCTTTCTGCTCAGTTCCCCCTTTTGGTGAAGGATCTTATCTCAGCCGCAAATGCTAAAGACATCCCCGCAGTCAACGGCGCTTGTGCAGATATACTCGAACTGTCCAATAGTTACATGGATGCTGCCAGGGAAGCGGCAACAAGCACAGATCCATTGGAAGAGAAAGGAAGACTTGAGTCACTGAAGGGCGAAGTGGCAGGACTGACGCCGCATCTTCTCAGCCTGGCCCGGGAAGTGGCGCTCAACCGACAGCAGGACATGGGTAGGCTGCACCGTGCCGCGACGGCTTGGTGGGACAAGATTAGTGATCTGAGAGCCATCCTTCAGAGACTGGCAACTCCCTGGTACGCTGCGATAAAGCAGATAGTCTGCAATCTATCTGCTAACAATCTCTCGCAGGACCTTCAAAGCACCGAAGatatcactgagatcatggcttcaCTGTCCAACTGTGTGCAGTCAGCTGGGGAGGTCACCAGGGCTGCTGACGGCGCGGAAGGTTTTGGGCTCCTCGGGGCTCGGGGCCAACTAGTGCAAGTCCATTCGAGGTTAAAAGTGGCACAGAATAATTCCAAAATCTTGAGAGATAACATCGTTTGCGCTACTAAAGAGTCGCCACTTTTCAACAAAGGAGGGGATACGCTGGAAGGAGCATGTCTTCTATGGGCTGTCTCCATTCGGATGCTGCTCTCTTCGTTAGACGGCTTCTTACACAATGAAATCTTTCTCGTCACTGACCTGAGGGACGCTACTGAACACAAACGCCCGCTTCAAACTGCACTGCTGGCTGTCTCCGAGAAGCTGCTTGGGCTGCAGCAGGCGGCTACAATGTCCTGTGTTTGTTGCAAAGAGAAAGGCGTCCAGGTCAAACTTTGTCGTGTGAACGACGAGATGAAGGTTCTCGGCGAAGCATTAATCCAGGCTGCAGAGACCCTGCACCAATCACCAGTGAACAAGAGCAACCTGTCCGTGCGCTTTCAGCTCCTCCAAAGGCAACTGGCAATAAAAGTGAAAGCTGTAACCTCACTTATGGACCTTGTCAATCACAACTGCGCATGGGCATTAAAACAGCTGTTCCATCTGGCTAACAGTGCCGCCCAAAAGCACGGAGATGGCAAAGTGCGACTAGTGCAGCAGTTTCAGAAGGAAGCGCATCTGCTACTGATGGATATCGAAGAGCTAAAGGCAGTGGTGGAAAATAGTCTTTGCAACGTCACCCATTTGGAGTCCAAGGAGATGTTGGTATCGGCTGTTACCGACCTTCCTTTGGTTACTTCTCAGATAGTTACAGAAGCCAAGCAACTCTCTGACAACGCTGACAAAAACAACGTTGCCAAACTTCAGTACCtggcaagagactggtgtgcaaaagttCACTTTATCGTGACACAACTTCAGGATGTGGGTGTAAATGACCAAACCTGCAAAGACATTAAGCAAAGGTTCCAGAATAGTGCCTTGGCTGATATCAAGTGTAACTCTTTGGCCAAATCCCTTTCTAACCAAGAAGAACAATTGACAGAAAGGACGTTGATTGCAACAGAGAATTTGCCACATCGAGGAAACTTAAATGTATTAAATGAACCAACAGTCTCAACCGTCAGAGAAGACTACCACAAGACAAGCGACCGACATTATAAATCTACTCCAGAAGGTGTGTGTTCCCAAGACATTGCTTTGGACAAGGTAAGTGCTGGATATAAGCGGGTGCTGCTAACAGTGTAAATCCAGAACAAAGATAAAGCAAATAGGGGTAACAGAGTAGGAAAGTATGAAATGCCTATTGATAATTCAGCGATGATCATCAACTTGTAACTTAAAGGCTATGGTGATAACACACTACTACAGGCTGTCTGTGACTGAAAATTGCCAAAATAAGTGTGTATGCTTACACAATGCTCCTATCCTAACTCTTTTAACTAATCTAACAGCAAGTGTTTTTAAACCTGACTAGACCCCGTGGTGGAGCTATACTCCATGCAGCGTCAAGTGGTGTGAGATGTCCTCCATGATGGATTCTTACATTATATTTTAGAGTCAGATCTGGACTGGACTTGACTCCAGAGTTATATTGGTGTGAAGTAGTAGGAACTGTACCCTTAACCCAtatttattttattcgttcatgggatgtgctgtggctggcaaggtcagcatttattgcccatcccaaattgcccttgagaaggtggtgcttctTGAGTTCACTACAGTTCATGagcagcttgctaggccatttcagagggcagttaagaggcaatcacatggctgtgggtctggagtcacatataggccagactgggtaaggacggcagatttcgccccctaaaggacactagtgaaccagattGTTTTTACTACAATCCATTAATTTGGTCACCATTacggatgctagctttttattccagatttatttaattaactgaatttaaattccccagctgccgtggtgggatttgaacccatgtctctggatcattagtccagctctggattactagtccagtaatataaccatataaccactatgctaccattcccttcaTATAGCTGATAAAGAAACCACAAGACTTGTGATGACAGGTGCTGGAATGCATTACCTGCAGGCTGGTTTTGACAACAAGGTCTCATGTAGCTAGGGTTCAATACTTACTGATCAAGTTGCAGAGAGACAACCAGATGCTGCTGAAACTGTGCATCTCCAATGTTTCATGGGGTGCAATATACTGTGGTTAGGAGGTTGGTGATCATGTGTTTTGgtgtaaaaacataaaatgctggaaatactcagcaggcattttgcttttgtatttatgtTTTTTTGATGAGTTGTTGAGAAGACCCTGATACCTGCTGTTCTACTGATGTGGCAACCCCATGTTTGTCAGTTACCTACTAAGCAACAAGTAACAATTCCTCTGAATGGAGTGGGATGGGGGGAGCTAAGTGCAGTTTTCTGGGATTGACAATATGACACCTGGCAATGAGAGTCTGGATTGGAGTTACCCTCGTTGGCAAATTCGGCAATCTGATGATAGCTGAGCCAAACAAGTCGGCACTAGTTCAGGGTACTGCTGATGACTGACCAGCCAGCCTGGTTCAATCGTGGACCTGGAGGAGTAGATGGCACTAGGGGTTGGGATTCTATCCAGTTGAATCCAGATTATCTCACAAACCAGTGCCCCGGCAGGTAGAATGATCCTTATGCATACTTGAGGATTTCCAATGGCTTGGCTCTACCAATCTACACCCCTTCTCTCTGTTGGGGTGTGTTTGCACAGGGAGAAAGTGTACATTCCATATTGGCCAAGCAGAAACTCGACTGGTGTGGATCTCTCAGTAGCTCTGCTTAGAAAGTCTTAAATATACAGACATGCATGGTCTAGGTCAACAAGTGAAAAGTGGCCACATTGGTCAGAAGAGTAGGAAGACAATTACAGGGGTGGGGATTTAAAAAAATGTGACGAGGATTTTGCAATCTGCAGACATAGGCAAAGGATTGAGGGAAAAACAAGAGACCACAGGTCAATATCCGCAGGGGTTCTCCCGATCGGAGGCAGTAACTTTGGTGAAGATCTGTGAAAATCCAGGAGAAGCGGCATATCACATGACTGGTTTCCATGTACAAATAGCAGTTTTAGTCTTTGTGGGAACTGAGCAGCACAGTGATTAGACATTGGGACCTGGGCTCAAGTCTAGCAGGGACTGATGGGCTGAAAGAGTAGAGTTTGGACAGTCTCTGTCCATTTCCTAGTGGGCATAGACCTATAGCATAAAACTGCTCCTAATTCAGCACGAATTAGCAATGGCATTCAGGTGGACCAAGAATGGTTGGTATGGAAAATGGAAGCAAAATGTCACACTAATGGCCTAGGGGTCAGCCTTATTAAGGTTGGGACTGAGGTACATTGTTGGGGTGcagtggaggaagctttactctgtatctggtgTGCTATACCTGATCTGGATCTGCTTCATGAAGAATGTTCAATTCCTCAGCATTAAGATCCCTCACCTTGTTGTACAATGACAAAAAAGAGTAGTCTTTGACTAATCTAACTCTTGCTTGTTTACATTTACTCCAGTTTGCCAGCAGCTCTCTGCATGAGTTCAGTTCCAGTAGTGCAGCATGTTCAATTGCTACCGCAGCTCTGTGTCTGAGGGATGAGACAGAGAAATGGCACGAGGACAACAACAAGATTGTGCAGATCACCAAAGACATGGCTGCTCAAATGTACCATATGGCACAGTTT
This genomic stretch from Pristiophorus japonicus isolate sPriJap1 chromosome 7, sPriJap1.hap1, whole genome shotgun sequence harbors:
- the LOC139266930 gene encoding vinculin isoform X2, which codes for MASFCQNGIGALIKTKSAERIIAPIAAQVSHLIILSEWRDIDDENFSDLEPAAKEVAKATEELVRAAKRFVEDSDDGQLKSEMGLALEFAAVSGKGILMAAQKLSIQPALREHRNELVTSAQNVLQGTMQILLTADDVEVRKIIQSTRWLLDCLVLLESAGDMSALLAAFREFSEALLLLNNLAGGRLQELSDPVHQQRLNRALETLKKCVPSLHTAMHACMKHPQAEQAKAAKTYVAEQTVAAVMDIVGLLTGGPADHEEGRGGQFAERLQQLQDLASKAKHSSIAHSNLDSLVEAVACHCMLVAAHTSKEKLGRRLVRSCQLLLQLRAQLSDRGKGWASWSDRPQQPMEAECDALIKAVEELGLGVVTATLHQMVHAFTDTEQPLERLLKAAAAAPPASPSLQLLTASFRSHARGMLRVAALTAASCPRADHCQAIQGSVKRLKRLSQELLAALGSDPESPALSHRLRLLRRHWLHEAAGLLAALDAAIDVRHFIELSIQEIVADKEECEKTAGHPNLSRSVQKLTARAQRVAQAAERCVDKSAEPVFRNGLLALVRESQRAIPPVQAAAGRCLGRPANAKLRGDLFQRIQQLIDLMYQVRDGVDGINHPDLLSPLRDHARKHQALEETSCLSNLDFSLIHTMDLKKQKLAIASESLDNYLSKPLPPHDPTEEGFKSVKETRSGLSAQFPLLVKDLISAANAKDIPAVNGACADILELSNSYMDAAREAATSTDPLEEKGRLESLKGEVAGLTPHLLSLAREVALNRQQDMGRLHRAATAWWDKISDLRAILQRLATPWYAAIKQIVCNLSANNLSQDLQSTEDITEIMASLSNCVQSAGEVTRAADGAEGFGLLGARGQLVQVHSRLKVAQNNSKILRDNIVCATKESPLFNKGGDTLEGACLLWAVSIRMLLSSLDGFLHNEIFLVTDLRDATEHKRPLQTALLAVSEKLLGLQQAATMSCVCCKEKGVQVKLCRVNDEMKVLGEALIQAAETLHQSPVNKSNLSVRFQLLQRQLAIKVKAVTSLMDLVNHNCAWALKQLFHLANSAAQKHGDGKVRLVQQFQKEAHLLLMDIEELKAVVENSLCNVTHLESKEMLVSAVTDLPLVTSQIVTEAKQLSDNADKNNVAKLQYLARDWCAKVHFIVTQLQDVGVNDQTCKDIKQRFQNSALADIKCNSLAKSLSNQEEQLTERTLIATENLPHRGNLNVLNEPTVSTVREDYHKTSDRHYKSTPEGVCSQDIALDKFASSSLHEFSSSSAACSIATAALCLRDETEKWHEDNNKIVQITKDMAAQMYHMAQFLKKQGPIKLPYSHSFSLWRSDEPPLSNCSRWDD